The Leguminivora glycinivorella isolate SPB_JAAS2020 chromosome 4, LegGlyc_1.1, whole genome shotgun sequence genome segment aggagtgtacaagttccaaggagggttcgggttgccgacgactcaaaggacaataaacggaacaagttagttccgtaagtcctcccgtcatcagcacaccgcaccctcgttgagctctgtattacagtaattacagtaataATTATAGCACATTCACTGAAAACTAGTCCATCAGTCTCATTTTGTATTGAAAATGTGGCACTTTTCACTGaatatgttaaattaaaatagGTTTATGCAAAACAAAATATTCTATGAATCACCATTTTTTATCATTGTTTTTCTCAATCCCATTGTGGCGATGGAAAATATTTCTCTGTCCACATGAAGTTTCCTGATCACAGAGGGAGGTATCCAAGTGAAGTTCAGTGTCATGGCGAGGTAGTAAGCAAACACTTCGGCGTTGTGCCTGTCGAACCCAGCCACAATACTGCCATGAATTATGTGATCTCTCTCATATCGCTTTGGTTTGAAGTACAGCTTCTGATGTGtctaaaaaaattgttttaatacAATCTAAAACTGTGATTAAGGTTTGGAGTAAAAATGTGTCCGGTAAAACTACCATAGTTTAGATCCACTTCCAAAATTAACTTAATTTAGTTCCAATAAGTCATTTCGTGTTTTTATGGCAgaatattcataaaaaaaaatcaagacaGATCCGTAAAGTACATAACCCATAGTTGTGGTACAGGAATTATATTGTTGAATCGTCTTACGgtgcctttttaacccccgacgcaaaaacgacagggtgttataagtttgacgtgtctgtctgtctgtgtgtgttagtgtgtctgtggcatcgtagctcccgaatggatgaaccgatttagaattagctttttttgtctgaaagctgagttagtcgggagtgttcttagccatgtttcatgaaaatcggtccactttgtTGCAGTCTgggtttttttcataattttaattttgtggttaggttatattatgTGTAATGTTTAATGAAGTTACTTAAGGTAGACTTTCcatataaaaaacaattgtgTTTTATTAAGGCATTACACACTATTACTACATAATAATGTGCGCACAGACCATAAACCATCTTAAGTGAAATCTGTAACATTGTTAGTTCTTACCTCCAAAAGCAGGAGTAACTTAAGTTGAGTTCCTTTGACTGCATTGTCAACAATGACTATCTGTCCTGCCTTCATAGCACTTAGCATTTGTCCCGCGACTCCATTCTTGTGAGGGTAAAGAGAACTTCCAGTACCAACCTAAAGGTATAGAACTTATTTATCAATTTAATTTTCTggtctttatttaaataaataaatatggttaaaataatataatttatatctgTTTCAAGGAATCTTTATTCAGATGATTCTATTACAATAAAAATCATACACATAACACTACATACCTCTTTTTGAGTTGGCCAATAATTTTCAATATTATCTGACGGACTAAATGAAGTCAGCAAATATTTTTGAAGTGGAAAGAACTTGGAGTTACGATTTCTATATTGATTAGGAAGATAGTTGAGGTAATCATAGATATCTTTAAATACGCTAGGCGATTGATCTAGTTTAATACTGGGAACGTTAAAGCTTAGAGATTTTTTACCTATCGGCATTAGAGTATAGAAAAAGTATATATTTAATGCTACAAGTAATAGTAGAAATAGAGCGAAACCGAAAACATAATTCATAGACATTGTGCATTT includes the following:
- the LOC125225467 gene encoding glycosaminoglycan xylosylkinase homolog, translating into MSMNYVFGFALFLLLLVALNIYFFYTLMPIGKKSLSFNVPSIKLDQSPSVFKDIYDYLNYLPNQYRNRNSKFFPLQKYLLTSFSPSDNIENYWPTQKEVGTGSSLYPHKNGVAGQMLSAMKAGQIVIVDNAVKGTQLKLLLLLETHQKLYFKPKRYERDHIIHGSIVAGFDRHNAEVFAYYLAMTLNFTWIPPSVIRKLHVDREIFSIATMGLRKTMIKNGNGEYCIYGKCFYCKINETVCPDNNGEIEGAAILYLDRPFQFQVYKSPWRRNYRDSKLMEWQRENDFCKKVMGTLSTKRILDLVDISIFDFLIQNGDRHRYEMYKDRILLLDNGKGLGNPSVDELDILAPLYQCCILRLTTWKYLELLSGGSLTETIKLMSSFQDENLATEDHFKAVERRLLKVYATVQYCIGRYGSAKVFKSHW